A genome region from Deltaproteobacteria bacterium includes the following:
- a CDS encoding pyridoxal phosphate-dependent aminotransferase, with amino-acid sequence MKLARRITQIKPSATLTINTKAQELRAAGRQIVSLAVGEPDFDTPVHVREATKAALDAGFTRYTPVPGIPELRAAVAGYFASFYGVTATQDNVVVTNGGKQSLFNLFQVLLDPGDEVIIPAPYWVSYPALVQLAEGVSVFVRTEPDADFLVTVDQLEAARTPRTRCLILNTPSNPTGCHYTREQLDAIASWAVAKGVFVIADEIYDRLVYAPALPASLSPWWEKYPENFAVVNGLAKSFAMTGWRVGYTLAHVDLIKAMAKLQGQSTSNICSIAQKAALAALTGGWECLEPMLEAFVRRRNLGLAMVRDWGHVVCPEPAGAFYLFPRVDWYYTPEVPDSTALCAHLLEDAGVALVPGAAFGDDRCIRISYALADETLKTCLDKIGQTLHALKS; translated from the coding sequence ATGAAACTGGCACGACGCATCACCCAGATCAAACCGTCCGCGACCCTGACCATCAACACCAAGGCCCAGGAGCTGCGCGCCGCTGGCCGGCAGATTGTCAGCCTGGCCGTGGGCGAGCCTGATTTTGACACTCCGGTCCATGTTCGCGAAGCGACCAAGGCCGCTCTTGACGCGGGGTTCACCCGGTATACGCCCGTCCCTGGTATTCCGGAGCTGCGCGCGGCCGTGGCCGGATATTTCGCGAGTTTTTACGGCGTGACCGCGACCCAGGACAATGTCGTCGTGACTAATGGCGGCAAGCAGAGTTTGTTCAATTTGTTTCAGGTGCTGCTCGATCCGGGTGACGAGGTCATCATTCCCGCCCCGTACTGGGTCAGCTATCCGGCCCTGGTCCAGCTGGCCGAGGGCGTGAGCGTGTTCGTGCGGACAGAGCCCGATGCGGATTTCCTGGTCACGGTGGACCAGCTCGAAGCGGCGCGCACGCCCCGGACACGGTGTCTGATCCTGAACACGCCGTCCAATCCGACGGGTTGTCATTATACGCGCGAGCAGCTCGACGCCATCGCGTCCTGGGCCGTGGCCAAGGGCGTGTTCGTCATCGCCGATGAAATTTATGACCGGTTGGTCTATGCCCCGGCCCTGCCGGCGTCGCTTTCGCCGTGGTGGGAAAAATATCCCGAGAATTTCGCCGTGGTCAACGGATTGGCCAAGAGCTTTGCCATGACCGGCTGGCGTGTTGGCTATACCCTGGCGCATGTCGATCTCATCAAGGCCATGGCCAAGCTTCAGGGGCAGTCCACGTCCAATATTTGTTCCATCGCCCAAAAAGCGGCCCTGGCGGCCCTGACCGGAGGCTGGGAGTGCCTGGAACCCATGCTCGAAGCCTTTGTCCGACGCCGAAATCTGGGCCTGGCCATGGTGCGGGACTGGGGCCACGTGGTGTGTCCGGAACCGGCGGGCGCGTTTTATCTTTTTCCCCGGGTGGATTGGTACTACACGCCGGAAGTGCCGGATTCCACGGCTTTGTGCGCGCATCTTCTGGAAGATGCCGGCGTGGCCCTGGTTCCGGGGGCGGCCTTTGGCGACGACCGGTGCATCCGTATCTCCTATGCCCTGGCCGACGAGACCCTGAAGACCTGCCTGGACAAGATCGGGCAGACCCTGCACGCCCTGAAATCCTAA